A segment of the Streptomyces sp. L2 genome:
GCCCTTGAGGTCGCCGGCCCACAGGTCCTTCACGTGCCGGATCTCCCGGCCCAGCCTGCGGCGGTCGTACGCGATCCCCGTGATGCCCGACTGCCAGGGCACCGTGAACTTCCGGCCCGGGTCGAAGGCGGGCGAACGCAGCAGCGGGTCGAGGTGCTCACGCACGTTCGGCTGCCGGTCCCGGTCCATCTCCTGGACCCAGCCGAGCCGGACGAACCGCGCGCACATCCAGTCGCTGATGACGATCAGATCGCGGCCGGTGGACTGGTGGTTCATCAGCGCGGGGCTGATCTTGCCGAAGAACTCGTCGTTGTCGTTGATCTCCTCCGAGTAGTCGACGGAGATCCCGGTGCGCCGCTCGAACGCCTCCAGCGTGGGCCGCTTGTTCGGGTTGTCGTCGTCGGTGTCGATGTACAACGGCCAGTTGGCCCAGTCCAGTCTCCGGTCGGCGGCCGACTCGTCGGCCACCCCCCGGTCACCGGGCTTCACATAGGCGGCGGGCACGCCGCAACCGGCCGCCCCACCGAGAACGGCGGCACCGCCGAGGGCACGCAGGAGAGAACGACGGGACAGGGAAGTCGTACGAGCAGTTGTCTGGGCCACACGCGCAGCATGTAGCCCCGCCCCGACCACGGACAATCGACGCTGCGTCAACTAGCCGGGGGCCGGCAAGACACCTTGTCGATCAGCGCCGCAGCGCCCGCGACAGACGAAGGCCCCCGGACGGGGAGGTGAACCCGTCCGGGGGCCGAGCTGTGTCAACGCCGGTTACGGCAGGCGCCCTTCAGGGGCGCGGGGCGCGTCAATTTGCGGCTCCGCCGCGTGGGCGCGATCAACCACAACGCACCCGCACCCGAAACGCAGCCGAACTCAGCCGTCCAAAGAAGTCATCACATGCTTGATCCGCGTGTAGTCCTCGAACCCGTACCCCGACAGATCCTTGCCGTACCCCGACTTCTTGAACCCACCGTGCGGCATCTCCGCGACCAGCGGAATGTGCGTGTTGATCCACACGCACCCGAAGTCCAGCTTCTTGGACATCCGCATCGCGCGCCCGTGGTCCTTGGTCCACACCGAGGAGGCCAGCGCGTACTCGACGCCGTTGGCCCACTCGACGGCCTGGTCCTCGTCGGAGAAGGACTGGACGGTGATGACCGGACCGAAGACCTCGCGCTGGACGATCTCGTCGTCCTGCTTCAGGCCGGAGACGACGGTCGGGGCGTAGAAGTAGCCCTTGTCGCCGACCTGCTGGCCGCCCGCCTCGACCTTGGCGTGCGCGGGGAGGCGCTCGATGAAGCCGGCGACCTGCTTGAGCTGGTTGGGGTTGTTCAGCGGGCCGAAGAGCACGTCCTCGTCGTCCGGCTGCCCGGTCTTCGTCTCGGCGGCGGCCTTGGCCAGCGCGGCGACGAACTCGTCGTGGATGGACTCCTGGACGAGGACGCGGGTGGCGGCCGTGCAGTCCTGGCCGGCGTTGAAGAAGCCGGCGACGGAGATGTCCTCGACGGCCTTGGCGATGTCGGTGTCCTCGAAGACGACGACCGGCGCCTTGCCGCCCAGCTCCAGGTGGACCCGCTTGAGGTCCTTGGAGGCGGACTCGGCGACCGACATGCCGGCCCGGACGGAGCCGGTGATCGACGCCATGGCGGGCACGGGGTGCTCGACCATCAGGCGGCCGGTGTCACGGTCGCCGCAGACGACGTTGAAGACGCCCTTGGGCAGGATCGAGCCGATGATGTCGGCGATGAGGACGGTGGAGGCCGGGGTGGTGTCCGACGGCTTGAGGACGACCGCGTTGCCGGCGGCGATCGCCGGGGCGAACTTCCACACGGCCATCATCATCGGGTAGTTCCACGGCGCGACCTGCGCGCAGACGCCGACCGGCTCGCGGCGGACGATCGAGGTCAGGCCGTCCATGTACTCGCCGGCGCTGCGCCCCTCCAGCATCCGGGCCGCACCCGCGAAGAAGCGGATCTGGTCGACCATCGGCGGGATCTCCTCGGAGCGGGTGAGCCCGATCGGCTTGCCCGTGTTCTCCACCTCGGCCGCGATCAGCTCCTCGGCGCGCTCCTCGAAGGCGTCCGCGATCTTCAGCAGGGCCTTCTGCCGCTCGGCCGGGGTGGTGTCCCGCCAGCCGGGGAAGGCCGCGGCGGCGGCGGCCATGGCGGCGTCCACGTCCGCCTGCCCGGACAGCGGCGCGGTCGCGTACGCCTCGCCGGTCGCGGGGTTGACCACCTCGGTGGTCCGTCCGTCGGCGGCGTCCCGGAACTCACCGTCGATGTAGTTGCGCAGACGACGCAGCTCGGTAGTCACTGCCGGCCCTCCTGGGATTGGTGCGGGGTGTCCATTCACTGAGACACCCACCCTAGTCGCCGTACCGACGTTTTCAACACCCCCACCGGCACCAGTTCTGCGAAATCCGCAAGCTAGACACTCGCTCACAACGAATTTCATCGCTACGGCCTTGCAAAACTGTCGAGACGTCGTGCACAGTGAGGTCGTGGCCAGTCGAAGCGCAGACCAGAGGGACTCGTCCCGCGAGTCCAGGAACGGCAGCAGTCCCCAGCTGGACGCCGTCTCCCTCGCCATCATCCAGCAGCTCCAGGAGGACGGCCGCCGGCCGTACGCCGCGATCGGCAAGGCCGTGGGCCTCTCCGAGGCGGCCGTGCGCCAGCGCGTGCAGAAGCTCCTGGACCAGGGCGTGATGCAGATCGTCGCCGTCACGGACCCGCTCACCGTGGGCTTCCGCCGGCAGGCGATGGTCGGGATCAACGTCGAGGGTGATGTCGAGTCGATCGCGGACGCGCTGACCGCCATGTCGGAAGTCGAGTACGTGGTGATGGCCGCGGGCTCATTCGACATCCTCGCCGAGATCGTCTGCGAGGACGACGACCACCTGCTGGACGTCATCAACAAACGCATCCGGGCGCTGCCCGGCGTGCGCTCCACCGAGAGCTTCGTCTACCTCAAGCTCAAGAAGCAGACCTACATGTGGGGAACCCGATAACCGTGAGCCAGAAGGACCTCAGCCGCACCGCGTACGACCACCTGTGGATGCACTTCACCCGCATGTCCTCGTACGAGAAGTCCCCCGTCCCGACAATCGTCCGGGGCGAGGGCACCTACATCTACGACGACCAGGGCAAGCGCTACCTCGACGGCCTCGCCGGCCTCTTCGTGGTCCAGGCCGGTCACGGCCGCACGGAGCTCGCCGAGACCGCCTTCAAGCAGGCCCAGGAACTGGCGTTCTTCCCGGTCTGGTCCTACGCCCACCCCAAGGCCGTGGAGCTGGCCGAGCGCCTCGCGAACTACGCCCCGGGCGACCTGAACAAGGTCTTCTTCACCACCGGCGGCGGCGAGGCCGTCGAGACCGCCTGGAAGCTGGCCAAGCAGTACTTCAAGCTGACCGGCAAGCCCACCAAGTACAAGGTCATCTCCCGCGCGGTCGCCTACCACGGCACCCCGCAGGGCGCCCTGTCCATCACCGGCCTGCCGGGCCTGAAGGCCCCCTTCGAGCCGCTGGTGCCGGGCGCGCACAAGGTGCCCAACACCAACATCTACCGCGCCCCGATCCACGGTGACGACCCCGAGGCCTTCGGCCGCTGGGCCGCCGACCAGATCGAGCAGCAGATCCTCTTCGAGGGCCCGGAGACGGTCGCCGCCGTCTTCCTGGAGCCCGTGCAGAACGCCGGCGGCTGCTTCCCGCCGCCGCCCGGGTACTTCCAGCGGGTGCGCGAGATCTGCGACCAGTACGACGTGCTGCTCGTCTCCGACGAGGTCATCTGCGCCTTCGGCCGCCTCGGCACGATGTTCGCCTGCGACAAGTTCGGCTACGTCCCGGACATGATCACCTGCGCCAAGGGCATGACCTCGGGCTACTCCCCGATCGGCGCGTGCATCGTCTCCGACCGCCTGGCCGAGCCGTTCTACAAGGGCGACAACACCTTCCTGCACGGCTACACCTTCGGCGGCCACCCGGTCTCCGCGGCCGTCGGCGTGGCCAACCTCGACCTGTTCGAGCGCGAGGGCCTCAACCAGCACGTGCTGGACAACGAGGGCGCCTTCCTGTCGACGCTGCAGAAGCTGCACGACCTGCCGATCGTCGGCGACGTCCGCGGCAACGGCTTCTTCTACGGCATCGAGCTGGTGAAGGACAAGACCACCAAGGAGTCCTTCAACGACGAGGAGACCGAGCGCGTCCTGTACGGCTTCCTCTCCAAGGCGCTCTACGACAACGGCCTGTACTGCCGGGCCGACGACCGCGGCGACCCGGTCATCCAGCTCGCCCCGCCGCTGATCTCCAACCAGGAGACCTTCGACGAGATCGAGCAGATCCTGCGCGCCACGCTGACCGAGGCATGGACCAAGCTCTGAGCCGGCGCTTGAGTCCGCGCTCGGGCCCGCCTCTGGGCTCATTCATCTGATCAGCCGATCAACACCGGCCCCGGTGTCCACCGTTCGAGTGAGAACGGCGGCCCGGGGCCGTGTGCTGTCCGGCCTCCTGGTGACGGCTCCTTAGCGTTCCAGTGACCGATCGGCCCAGCCTTCGTTCCGCCCAACGGGGGATCGGATGCGGGAAAACGGATCAGAACCGAGGTGTACGCCCATGGAGGCTCCGCCGGACAACGACGTGCTGTGGGCACGCTCCCTGCACTTCAGGCACCCCGACGGCTCACCCGGGCTGACCGGGGTGTCGCTCGGTGTCCGCGACGGTGAGATCCTCGCCGTCGCCGGCCCGCGCGGCAGCGGCAAGACGACGCTGCTGCGCTGCCTGTCCGGGCTGGTGCCGGTGCGCGGCGGCGAGGTCTGGTTCAACAGCGTGCCCCTGCACACCATGGGGCCCGTGCGCCGGGAACGGCTGCGCCGGGAGCGGTTCGGCTGGATCGACCCGGCGCCGTTCCTCGTCCCCGAGCTGAACGTCTGGGAGAACACCGCCCTGCCCCTGATGCTGCGCGGCACGAATCGCCGCCGGGCCAAGGTGACCGCCCTGGAGTGGCTGGAGCGCCTGGACGTCGGCGCCACCTCCCGCAAGCACCCGCACGAGCTTCAGCACGCCGAACGCCAGCGCGTCTCCATCGCCCGCGCGCTCGCCCCGGCCCCCACGGTCCTGTTCGCCGACGAGCCGACGGCGCCGCTGCACCGCTCCGACCGCGCGCACGTCCTGCGGACCCTCACCACGGCCGCCCGCTCGCACGGCATCACGGTGGTCCTCGCCACGCACGACGCCGAGACCGCCGCGCTCGCCGACCGTACGGTGGGGCTGCTGGACGGGCGGCGCGTGCGGACCGTGCACCTGCCCGACCCGTCCGAGGCGGAGGGCCGGGCCGCGTGCTCGCTCTCCGTCTGACCCGCGCGGGCCGGCCCGCCGTCCAGCTCCGCCGCCTGCTGGTCGCCCTGGCCTCGGCCGGCACCGGCTTCCTGCTGCTGGCCTCGCTCGGCTACGCGATGAGCCATCCCCAGACGCCGGGGGCCGCCTCGCTGCGGCTGGTCTGGTGCGTGCTGCCGCTGGCCGCGACCGTGTACTTCGCGCTCGCGGTCGCCCGCACCGACCCCGCGACCACGCCCCGCCCCGGCCTCTCGGCGGTCGGCCTCGGCCCGGCCCGCCTGATGGCGATCTCGGCCCTGACGACGGCCCTGTCCTGCACGCTCGGCTCCCTGATCGCGCTCCTCTTCTTCCTCCACCTGCGCGGCGACCTGACCGGCATGCCCTTCGACGGCTCCGCCGCCCAGTTCCTGGCCGCCGGCACCCCCCTCCCGGTTCCGGCCGCGCTCACCCTCCTGGCCACGATCCCGGTCACCGCCTCGGCCACGGTGGCCCTCGCCCTCCGCCCCCGCGACCCCCGCCCCCACCCCGGCCCACGCCGCCCCTACGGCCGCTTCGGCGCATACGGCCGCGCCGCCGCCACAGAAACCATCGGAACCTACGCCCGCTTCGGCACCCGACTCCCCCGCAAACCGGCCACACCCACGCCCGCAAACCCCGAGGCCGCGCACCTCGCCCACGACGAGAACCCCTCCCACCAGCCCGCGAACCCGCGTCCCACCCACGGCGGAAACCCCTCCCACCAGCCCGCGAACCCGCGTCCCACCCACGGCGGGGACCCTACCCGTCAATCCGCGGGCAGTCGTGCCGCTGGGGCGGCACGGGTGGGCGCGGACGGCAACCATGTGACGCCGGGTGGCGTGACCGTGGGCGAACCGGACCTTGTGACGCCGGGTGGCGTGACCGTGGGCGAACCGGACCTCGCCGCGCCGGGCACCGGCACCGGCACCGGCACCGGCACCGAGGCCGGCCTCTCGGCGCGGGACGGCGTCACCGAGGGCACCCCGGCCAACCCCCCGGCAGGGCTCCCCTGGGGCGTCGCCACCCTCGCCGCCGGCCTCACCGTGCAGGCCTACGCAGGCCACCCCACCCACCTCCCCGCCCTCACCACCCTCCCCACCGAGGCCGTAGCCGTACTCGTCGGCTGGCTGCTCACCGCCCTGGGCCTCGTCCTCGCCGCCCCCGGCCTCACCCACCTCTGCGGCCGCCTGCTCCAGGCCGTCCGCCCCGGCGCCCTCCGCCTGCTGGCCGGCCGCGTCCTCATGGCGGAAGCCACCCGCGTCGGCCGCCCCCTCGGCGTCGTGTGCGCCGTCGCCGCCGCGTCGTACGCGATGACCGCCCTGTACGACGGCCCCGCCCCCTCCTTCGGCCCGCTGAGCACCCTCGGCGCCCTGGTGGTCATCGGCTGCACCGTCGCGACCCTGCTCACCGCCGCCGTGGAGGCCCGCCATCTCCGCGCCGACACCACCGCCGCCCTGGTCCGCCTCGGCGCTCCGGCAACGATGCTGCGCGGCGCAGCGGCCCTCCGTGCCGCCGTCCTGCTGGCCGTCTTCGGCCCGCTCACGCTCGCGATCGCCGACCTGGCCGCACTCCCGCTGTCCCGCTGAGCCCCGTACCCCCGCCGTCCGGCAAGAAAGAGACCCGCGCCGCCGATGAGTTTCCCGGCGGCCCGGCGTCTACCCCTGCGAAAGGCGAGCACCACCCGAGGGAGAGACCATGTACCAGCAGATGATCTTCGTAAACCTGCCCGTGAACGACCTGGACGCGTCCAAGAAGTTCTTCACGGAGCTGGGCTACTCGATCAACCCGCAGTTCAGCGACGAAAAGGCGGCCTCCGTCGTCATCAGCGACACCATCGTGGCCATGCTGCTCACCAAGCCGTTCTACGCCACCTTCACCGACAAGGAGATCGCCGACGCGACGAAGACCAGCGAGGTGCTGGTCTGCCTGAGCGCCGAGAGCCGCGACCAGGTCGACCAGTTGGTGGAGCGGGCGATCGCGGCGGGCGGTTCGCCCACCGGCCACACCCAGGACCACGGCTTCATGTACGGCCGCGCCTTCGACGACCTCGACGGCCACACCTGGGAGGTCGTCTGGATGGACCCGGCGGCGATCCAGGGCTGAACCCTCCCCGGCCGAACGCCTGTGCCAGCATGGGCGGGTGCACCCGACACCCGCCCAGCCGCAGCCGGCCCCGCCGTCGCAGCCGCACCGCGCCGCCCACGACCGCGAGATCGAGTCACTCGCCGAGTTCGACGAGGCCGTCTCCGCGCACGGCTCCCTCGCCCGGTACCGCCTCCAGGCGGTCGACCTGACGGACCGCACGGCCGCCCTGCTGAAGCTCGACGCCACCGGCGCCGTCTTCCTCGGCTGCCCGATGGCCCCGGAGGCGGCCGCGCACATCCGGTCGGCCGGCGCCCTGGTCTTCCCGCCGGTCCCGGGACTGCCGTTCGACCCGTACCGGGCACTGCCCTACACCCCCGACGAGCTGTTCGCCTCGCTCGACGGCGGCTACGAGGCGACCCCGGACGCCCGCGCCTACGCCTGGTTCCAGCAGACCAAGGCCGACGGCGACGTCTTCGCCTCGATGCTGCGCGCCGTCCACGACGACGCCGTCTCCGACGCCCTCGACGAACTCCTCGTCGGCGCCCGGGTGGTGGGCGTCATGGGCGGCCACGCCATGGCGCGCGGCACAGCCGCGTACGCCGGAGCCGCCCGGCTCGGCCGCGAGCTGGCCCGGGCCGGCTTCACGGTCGCCACCGGCGGCGGCCCCGGCGCGATGGAGGCCGCGAACCTCGGCGCGTACGCCGCCCCCTTCGACGACGGCATGCTCGACGACGCCCTCCTGCTCCTGGCCAAGGCCCCCTCGTTCCGGCCGTCGGTGTCCGACTGGGCCCGGGCCGCCTTCGAGGTGCGCGAACGCTGGCCGGACGGCGGGGCGTCGGTCGGCATCCCGACGTGGTTCTACGGCCACGAGCCGCCGAACGCCTTCGCCGCGCACATCGCCAAGTACTTCGCCAACGCCACCCGCGAGGACGGCCTGCTGGCCCGCTCGAACGCGGGTGTGGTGTTCCTGCCGGGCGCCGCCGGGACCGTGCAGGAGATCTTCGACAACGCGACACCGAACTACTACGAATCGCGGGGCGAGCCGACGCCGATGGTGCTCGTGAACGAGGAGCACTGGACAGGTGAGTTGCCGGCCTGGCCGCTGCTGACGGCGCTGGCGAGGGAGCGGGCGATGGAGTCCCGTATCGCCCTGGTTGACCGGATCGAGCAGGCTCCGGAGGCGTTGAAACGTCTGCGCGGTTAAACAGCGGGCAAAGCCAACGGCGGTCGGAGGCATATGCATTGACAGGTCTGATGGACCGCTTATAGACCTGTGAGCCACTTGGGGGTGCTGGGACTCACCTCATCCGTCGTCCCAACTCCCCCATGACCCCCCTCACTTGTGCACATGTAAAGGACAAACGTGTCCATGACTCGCCGTAGCGCACACCGTTCCGTGCGCATCCTGGGTGTCGCCTCCGCTTCGGCCGCGCTGGCGTTGGGTATTGCCGGTCAGGCGTCCGCCTGCGTCATCGGCGACTTCACCGCCGAGGCCAAGTGCGATGGCGCCAAGGGCGCCATCCTCGTCACCGACAAGGACGCCTCGGCCACTCCGGCCACCATCACCCTGTTCCGGACTAACAAGGGCGGCGTGGAGAAGCAGATCGACGAGAAGGCCGACGTGAAGGGCTCCGCCAAGGGCACCGTCGTCACCTTCGCGGAGAACTGGCAGCCCACCGCGTCCTACCGCATTCACGTCCAGGCGGGCGCGGTCGACCAGGACATCAGCCCGGCGCTGACCCTGCCGTCCAAGGCCTGCGCCCCCGAGAGCCCGTCCCCCAGCCCCAGCACCTCCGCCGACACCAGCCCGAGCCCCAAGCCGTCCAAGTCCACCCCCGCCGAGTCCGACACCCCGACCCCGTCCACGTCGGAGAGCAGCGCCCCGGCCGTCCCGTCGGACAACGCGCCCTCCCCGGCGGCCGGTGACTCCAACCTCGCCGAGACCGGAGCGAACTCCAACACCGGTCTGATCGCCGGTATCGCGGGCGCCCTCGTCGTCCTCGGCGGTATCGCGGTCTTCTTCGGCCTGCGCCGCCGCAGCGCCGGCAACGGCCGCTGACGACACCCGGTTTTGTACCTCGCTAGGGCCGTGGCCCGTCCCCGTGACTCGGGGGGGGCGGGCCACGGCCATAGCCGTGCGCGAGGGCCCGGCGCCCGCCTCAGCCGAAGGTCGACCGGGACAGCCAGAACTCCAGGGCCGCGCGCTCGCCGACCACCTCCAGGCCGGGTGCGTCCAGCGGCAGCCGCCGGTAGAAGGCCAGCAGCACCGAGGTGAGCGGGCCGCGCAGGGCGACCGTCGCCTTCTCGTGGCCGCGCCGCCACTGGACGCCCTCGGGACCGTACTCCAGCAGCCACTCGGCGTTCAGGGACGAGTCGGCGTCGGTCGCGTGGAGGTGGATGGAGCGTGCTGGGCCGTCCAGCCGGAAGGCGTCCTCGTGGCCCCGGTACCGCTGGAGCCAGACGGCCAGTTCGAGCCACTCGTCGAGCGCGTCGGCGGCCACCTCGGGCGCCACGTCGTACGGCGCCCGGGCGGTCAGCGTCGCGTCGGCGCGGTGCACGGTGATCTCGCAGGTCATCCGGCGGGCCCAGAATCCGCTGGTGGCCGGGCCGGTCCACGACCACACCTTGGCGTCGGGGCCGGCCTCGCGCAGCGCGCCCACGACCAGCTCGCCGCACTCGGCCAGCCACGCGTCCAGGGCAGCGGCGTCGCCGCGCTCCTCGGGGCCCCGGCCCAGCGGGACCTCGTCCCAGGGGATGTTCTCCTGCGCGCGGGTCCGCACCAGCGCGGCCGACCAGCGCAGGGCGCCGCCCATGTGCCGTACGAGCTTCTCCAGCGACCAGTCGGGGCAGGTCGGCACGGTGGCGGACAGATCGGTGCCGGAGGTCACCAGGGCCCTCAACTGGTCCACCTGGTGGGCGATTTCGTCGCAGTACCGGTCATGAGCGAGCAAAGTCATGCACCCACCCTAGGGGGGCGGTGATCAGCCGAGCACCACGATTTCGGCCACGTCGAACTCCGCGCCGGTCTCGGCGCCGACCTCCGGGGCGTCGCGGAGCGGGCAGGCGGCCTCCAGGCGGGGGCCGTCCTGGGGCTGGAGGTGGAGGGTCACGTGGGTGCCCTTGAAGGTGCGGGCGGTGACCGTGCAGGGCAGGCCCGCGTCGGCCGGCACGAGCCGTACCCCGGCGGGGCGGACCAGCAGGGAGCGGGTGCCCTGCGGGGAGCCCTCGGGGACGGGCAGCTTGCCCCACGGGGTGTCGGCGGCCGTCTCGGCCACGGTCGCCGGGACCACGTTGTCGAAGCCCAGGAAGCGGGCGACGAACTCGTCCGCCGGCCGCTGCCAGACCTCCAGCGGCGTCCCCGACTGGGCGATCCTGCCGTCGCGCATCACCACCACCCGGTCAGCCAGGGCGAACGCCTCACCCTGGTCGTGGGTCACGGCGAGCACGGTGGTGCCCAACCGGCGGAACAGCTGCCGCAGTTCGACCACGAGACGTTCCCTCAGGGAACGGTCGAGCTGGCCCAGCGGCTCGTCGAGCATCAGCAGCCGGGGCCGAGGCGCGAGGGCCCGGGCGAGGGCGACACGCTGCTGCTCACCGCCGGACAGCCCGGCCACGGCCCGCCGTTCGGCGCCCGGCAGCCCCACCAGGTCCAGCAACTCCCGCACGCCGTCGCCCTGCCGGCCCTTCGCCAGGCCGTGCATGCGCAGCCCGAACGCCACGTTCCCGGCGACGTCCCGCTGCGGGAAGAGCTGGTGGTCCTGGAACATCAGCCCGACGCCGCGCCGGTGCGCGGGCACGCCCCGCTGGTCGCGGCCGTCGAGCAGCACCCGCCCGGAGTCCAGGGGCTGCAACCCGGCCACCGCCCGCAGCAGCGTGGACTTGCCGCTGCCGCTGGGCCCGAGCACACACACCACCTCGTGCTCGGCGACGTCGAGACCGACCGCGTCGAGCACGGGCCGCCCCCCGAAGCGCACGGTCGCGGCGTCGAGGCTCAGCAGCATCGAACGGTCCCCTTCAGTGGTGCCCCACGGCATCAGAACTCCCCCGTCCGGTCGACGCGCAGCCGCTCCAGGATCAGCAGGGCCGCCGCGCACACCACCATGAGAATCGTGGACAGCGCCATCGCCTGCCCGTAGTTGAGGTCGCCGGGCCGGCTCAGCAGGCGGGCCACGGCGACCGGGAGCGTCGGGTTGCCGGGCCGGGCGATGAACACGGTCGCCCCGAACTCGCCGAGGGACACGGCGAACGCGAACCCGGCGGCGACCAGCAGCGCCCGCCGCACCATCGGCAGGTCGACCTCGCGCCACACCCGCCACGGCGAGGCGCCGAGCACGGCGGCGGCCTCCCGCAGCCGCCCGTCGACCGCGCGCAGCACGGGCAGCATGGTCCGTACGACGAAGGGGGCGCCGACCAGCGCCTGCGCGAGCGGCACCAGGATCCAGGACTGGCGCAGGTCCAGCGGCGGTTTGTCCAGGGCGATCAGGAAGCCGAAGCCGACGGTCACGGCGGACACGCCGAGCGGCAGCATGAGCAGCGCGTCGAATCCGCGCACCAGCCGCCCGGCGTCCCGGCGGGCCAGCGCGGCGGCGGCGAGGCCGCCGATCACCACGGCGATGGCGGTGGCGGCGACGGCGTACTGCAGGGAGGTCCACACGGCCTGGAGGGGGGCGACGAGGAAGGTGCCGCCGTCGGTGTTCGTCAGCTGCCGGTAGTAGCCGAGGCCGGGCGCGTCCAGGGAGCGCTGGACGAGGACGGCGAGTGGCAGCACGAGGAGCAGGGCGATGGTGGCGAGGACGCCGGTGAGCAGCGCCCACTGGCCGGTGCCGCGCGGCCGGCGGGCGGTCACCTTCGGGTCGACCAGGCGCAGCGCGG
Coding sequences within it:
- a CDS encoding iron ABC transporter permease, which translates into the protein MALPVAFFALFFAWPVAAIVARGLKVDGVWQLGRITDVLTQPDIRHVLWFTTWQALASTALTLLAALPAAYVFARLDFPGKQVLRAVVTVPFVLPTVVVGTAFLALVGRGGLLDDLWGVRLDTTVWAILLAHVFFNYAVVVRTVGGLWAQLDPRQEEAARMLGASPLAAWRKVTLPALGPAVAAAALMVFLFTFTSFGIVQILGGPTFATLEVEIYRQTSEVFDLSTAAVLTLVQFAAVGAVLAVHAWTVRRRESALRLVDPKVTARRPRGTGQWALLTGVLATIALLLVLPLAVLVQRSLDAPGLGYYRQLTNTDGGTFLVAPLQAVWTSLQYAVAATAIAVVIGGLAAAALARRDAGRLVRGFDALLMLPLGVSAVTVGFGFLIALDKPPLDLRQSWILVPLAQALVGAPFVVRTMLPVLRAVDGRLREAAAVLGASPWRVWREVDLPMVRRALLVAAGFAFAVSLGEFGATVFIARPGNPTLPVAVARLLSRPGDLNYGQAMALSTILMVVCAAALLILERLRVDRTGEF
- a CDS encoding ABC transporter ATP-binding protein; the protein is MLLSLDAATVRFGGRPVLDAVGLDVAEHEVVCVLGPSGSGKSTLLRAVAGLQPLDSGRVLLDGRDQRGVPAHRRGVGLMFQDHQLFPQRDVAGNVAFGLRMHGLAKGRQGDGVRELLDLVGLPGAERRAVAGLSGGEQQRVALARALAPRPRLLMLDEPLGQLDRSLRERLVVELRQLFRRLGTTVLAVTHDQGEAFALADRVVVMRDGRIAQSGTPLEVWQRPADEFVARFLGFDNVVPATVAETAADTPWGKLPVPEGSPQGTRSLLVRPAGVRLVPADAGLPCTVTARTFKGTHVTLHLQPQDGPRLEAACPLRDAPEVGAETGAEFDVAEIVVLG